From Shewanella acanthi:
CGGAGGTGTAAAGGTATTTGTGTCGTTAGCACTGTAGCTGCTGTCATCCCCACCACAGGAAGCAAGTGCCATTATTAAGCTTGCGGACACGAATGAGCGTTTAAGCACCATGAGCGTCGTTCCTTTTATTGTTGTGTTTAATATTTTGGTTTGTCGTGTATTAAATGTATTAACCATATAAGTAATACAATACTACTGTAACACCAAACGTAACATTAGCATTCTGATTAAAGAAGTAAATATCTTGTAAAAGGATTTTCATCGGAAATGTGAGCAAGTTGACGTAAAGGTCAATGCAAAATGATGAGATATCAACCAACTACTCTGCTATAGCCAAACATTAAAAACGCTAAAAAACTTTCAGTTTTCTCATTTAATTACAGAAAGATATTGGGTTAGCCAAAAATTAACCTTGTTTTAATTAAATGTGACTTAGCTTTACCTTCACGTGAATCCACAAGTTGACACAATAATAGTCATACAATATGATTTTAACAGTTCTGATATATTGTTAACTCTGTATGCTTAATAAGTCGAAACGCGTCAATAAGATGCAGAGTGAGCTATAAGATTCTTAACTTTTCAGGGACACTGTTGGGGAAGTCCGTGACTCTGAAGTGGAATAAAAAAGACCGGGACGTCAGATGGTGTCTTAGGCTAACCGGGTCAAATAATAAACTACCGGAGATGAAACTCGATGTTTAAACAGACTTATTTGGCAAGTGCTATTTTTTTAGCTCTCGCTGGTCAAACTACCTTTGCGGCAGAGAATGATGTAAATCAAGAGGGACAAGTTGAAGTAACTAAAGCTTCAGCCCCGCAAGATGAAGAGATGGAAATCATCCAAGTTACGGGTATCCGTGGAAGTTTAAACAAAGCTGTAGAACTAAAACGCCAAAATATCCAAGTAGTAGATGCTATCGTAGCCGAAGATATTGGTAAGTTCCCTGATAACAACGTTGTTGAAGCGCTGCAACGTGTAACAGGTATTCAAGTTACTGACCGCGCGTCAGGTGAAGTTAACACTGTTAGTATCCGTGGTTTAACCGACGTGACTACCACAGTTAACGGACGTCAAATTTTTACTGCAACTGGCCGCTCAGTTGCGATTGCTGATATTCCAGCTGCCCTACTGGGTAGTGTTGAAGTCTTTAAAACTCGCTCTTCCTCTCAAGTTGGCAGTGGTATTGCGGGTCAAATCGATATTCGCACCCACAAGCCGTTCGACTTTGAAGGCAGTAAAGCGACTATTGCAGCCAAGGGTATTTACTCTGATCAACCGGATCAAATCGATCCAAACTTCAGTGCGCTGTTAAGTGACCGTTGGGATACCAGCATCGGTGATGTGGGTGCCATGGTTAACGTTTCGTACATTCGTACAAACTATAATGACCAAAGTGTAGCGCCAGGTGCAGGCTTCCCTTATTTTGTTGAAGACGGTTCTCGTATCACCAGCGGTTGGAACCAAGGTAGTACCCATGGTATTGATACTACTGCTGGCGCAACAATTGACGGTAAAGAATATCTAATTGGCCGTGACGCGATGTTCGGTAACATGCTTGAAGGTGAGCGTGAGCGCCCTGCATTTAACATTTCACTCCAATGGGCGCCGAACGAAAAATCTGAATATACCTTCGAAGCCTTCTATAACGGTTATCGCAACGAAAGTTTCAACTCTATGCTTTTCAGCAACGTTGACTCATCAGCTAACTGGTTACAAGTTCTTGATGATGGTATTGAACTTTACGATGGCACCAACGTAATCAAATCTCGTACCGTTTATAATGCCGATAATTTTACCAGTGGTGACCATGCTACAGGTAGCACTGACAGTTTCGTTTACGCATTAGGCGGTAAATGGGCTCTGACCGACGATTTCCAATTAAAATCTGAAGTGGTTTACCAACAAAGTACCTTCGAATCTGACTTTACTGCAATGCGCGGTATCGCAACCGTATATGGCGTTTCGATTGATAATAATGATAAAGATGGAATTCCATCTTGGACTTACTTAGATAACCCTGATACTGCACTGGACGAGTCAGATCTGACCAACCCAGCCCTATGGCAAACTGCAGACTTCTACGATAACGCCGGTAAAGACGATGGCGATTCGATTCAATGGACATTAGATGGTGACATGTATGTTGATTTCAGCATTTTCACCAAATTAAAATTTGGAACCCGTTTCGAGCAACGTGGTGCAACAAGCTCGAGTCGTACTGCAAACGCTGTAAAAAATATTGGTTTAGAAGACCTAGACCCATCAATGTATTTAGTGACTTCTGGCTTTTTCGAAGGTCGTGCTAATGTTCCCGATTCATGGGCTGTGATTAACGGTTACAACCTATATAACAACCGTAAGGAATTTGAAGCATTATGGGGCTTTACTGAAGAAGACCTAACCATGCTAAAAACCTTCGACATTACAGAAAAAGCCTGGGCGGGTTATGCCATGGCGGACTTTGATACCGAACTGTTTGGTAAACGTTTAGACGGTCAGTTAGGTGTACGCTATGAAGGCACAAAAGCCGACATGACTTTCTACGATAATGATGCTACTGATGAATCTGGCAACAGCTTTATTGATATTAGTCATGCAGACACATCAACGTCAAAACTATTACCTAGTTTAGTCATGCGTTATGCATTAACGGATGATCTGGTAGCACGTTTCGCGTATACCGAGACAATTCGTCAACCAAACTTTGCTGACCTAAACTCATTTACCTACTACATGCCTCCCGTCACAAATACTGACGGCCAAGCAAATGGTGGTAACCCTGACTTAGATCCTGTGACCTCTAAGAACATCGATTTAACCTTAGAATACTATTTCGGTGAAGGTAACTCGATTTACGGTACCTACTTTACCCGTGATATCGAAGGTTTAGTATATGGTTCTTTAACAAGAACTATGTACGATAGTGATGGTGATGGCGTGGAAGAACCATTTATTCTTAGTCGTCCAGGTAACACCTCCAATGGTAAATTATCAGGCGTTGAATTAGGTGCTGTTTACTTCCCTGAAGATCTGCCTGAAATGTTAGACGGTTTAGGTACTCAAGTAAGTGCGACACTTCTGGACTCTTCGCAAGATATTCCAGAGTTTGACAGTGCAACTGGCGCCAAAATTGGCTACTCAACTCGTGAAATGTTTGGTGTATCGGATGAGTCCTACAGTGCGGTACTGATTTACGAAAAAGAAGATTTCGGTGCCCGTATGTCGTACACATGGCGCAGTAAGTTCTTGAACTCTTACGACCCAGCGTTATTTGCCACTCCACGTGGTATTTACCGTAAGCCAGAGCAATCATTAGACTTCCAGATGAACTACAACATCAACGATGACTTGATGATCAGCTTCGATGCGACTAACTTGTTAGATGACGTGTACCAAGAATACTATGAAGATTCTGTACTCTTTAACCGTACTAACAGTATCTACACCCGTACCTTCTCATTAGGTGTTCGTTACTCATTCTAAGTCGTTTA
This genomic window contains:
- a CDS encoding TonB-dependent receptor; its protein translation is MFKQTYLASAIFLALAGQTTFAAENDVNQEGQVEVTKASAPQDEEMEIIQVTGIRGSLNKAVELKRQNIQVVDAIVAEDIGKFPDNNVVEALQRVTGIQVTDRASGEVNTVSIRGLTDVTTTVNGRQIFTATGRSVAIADIPAALLGSVEVFKTRSSSQVGSGIAGQIDIRTHKPFDFEGSKATIAAKGIYSDQPDQIDPNFSALLSDRWDTSIGDVGAMVNVSYIRTNYNDQSVAPGAGFPYFVEDGSRITSGWNQGSTHGIDTTAGATIDGKEYLIGRDAMFGNMLEGERERPAFNISLQWAPNEKSEYTFEAFYNGYRNESFNSMLFSNVDSSANWLQVLDDGIELYDGTNVIKSRTVYNADNFTSGDHATGSTDSFVYALGGKWALTDDFQLKSEVVYQQSTFESDFTAMRGIATVYGVSIDNNDKDGIPSWTYLDNPDTALDESDLTNPALWQTADFYDNAGKDDGDSIQWTLDGDMYVDFSIFTKLKFGTRFEQRGATSSSRTANAVKNIGLEDLDPSMYLVTSGFFEGRANVPDSWAVINGYNLYNNRKEFEALWGFTEEDLTMLKTFDITEKAWAGYAMADFDTELFGKRLDGQLGVRYEGTKADMTFYDNDATDESGNSFIDISHADTSTSKLLPSLVMRYALTDDLVARFAYTETIRQPNFADLNSFTYYMPPVTNTDGQANGGNPDLDPVTSKNIDLTLEYYFGEGNSIYGTYFTRDIEGLVYGSLTRTMYDSDGDGVEEPFILSRPGNTSNGKLSGVELGAVYFPEDLPEMLDGLGTQVSATLLDSSQDIPEFDSATGAKIGYSTREMFGVSDESYSAVLIYEKEDFGARMSYTWRSKFLNSYDPALFATPRGIYRKPEQSLDFQMNYNINDDLMISFDATNLLDDVYQEYYEDSVLFNRTNSIYTRTFSLGVRYSF